In one window of Nocardia brasiliensis DNA:
- a CDS encoding phage tail fiber protein, which translates to MTATTAERNAHAEFWASRGNTFSAHTGDPGAAGTANEVVGGGYSRQTTTWPGSAIDGTITGSQLTFPVPGGTNVTHLGRWNGSTYLGSIDSPDASVSPAGEIKPTPSYTYSGD; encoded by the coding sequence ATGACAGCAACGACGGCCGAGCGCAACGCTCACGCCGAGTTCTGGGCGTCGCGCGGCAACACGTTCTCCGCGCACACCGGCGACCCCGGCGCGGCGGGCACCGCGAATGAGGTGGTCGGCGGCGGGTACTCGCGCCAGACCACGACGTGGCCGGGCTCGGCGATCGACGGCACGATCACCGGGTCTCAGCTGACGTTTCCAGTTCCGGGCGGAACCAACGTGACCCACCTCGGCCGCTGGAACGGCAGCACTTATCTCGGCTCGATCGACTCGCCCGACGCCTCGGTGAGTCCCGCCGGCGAAATCAAGCCGACCCCGAGCTACACCTACTCAGGCGACTAA
- a CDS encoding Clp protease N-terminal domain-containing protein yields MTTADGLRFTEDYHAVLASAAQLARDRADGYVSVEHLVLAVLSDPDAIPTFELQYRMGVDVEEFANRLVKFLDAPIPAPGNYRVRSLDGTTVEYPTDTTE; encoded by the coding sequence ATGACCACTGCCGACGGCCTCAGATTCACCGAGGATTATCACGCCGTCCTGGCCTCTGCCGCGCAACTTGCCAGGGACCGGGCAGACGGGTACGTCTCGGTGGAACACCTGGTGCTCGCCGTGTTGTCGGACCCGGACGCGATCCCGACGTTTGAACTCCAGTATCGGATGGGGGTGGACGTCGAGGAGTTTGCGAATCGGCTGGTCAAGTTCCTCGACGCCCCGATTCCAGCACCGGGCAACTACCGGGTTCGGTCACTCGACGGCACGACAGTCGAATACCCGACTGACACCACGGAATGA
- a CDS encoding SAM-dependent methyltransferase, which produces MTGLERTPGLDPKVPNSARIYDYMLGGKDNYEVDREVAHRMLAIAPDTKALAWFIRQFLVRAVELAAGAGVKQFIDLGAGIPTSPNVHEVARKIEPSARVVYIDNDPVVRAHCDALLANSPGLSVMQADARRPHEIIDQLEAESLIDFSEPVAVLMIGVLHYVMDHEKPAGIITAFRYAMAPGSHLAITHCSNETHRDLITQSQTDTEATPAQVVYRSPEEISALMDGFELIAPGVAPAQEFLDTELPATRLVIYGGLGRKTLE; this is translated from the coding sequence GTGACGGGATTGGAGCGTACGCCCGGGCTCGACCCGAAGGTGCCGAACTCGGCGCGCATCTACGACTACATGCTCGGCGGTAAGGACAACTACGAGGTCGACCGTGAGGTCGCCCATCGCATGCTCGCGATCGCCCCGGACACCAAGGCCCTGGCATGGTTCATCCGCCAATTCCTGGTCCGTGCAGTCGAATTGGCCGCTGGGGCGGGGGTCAAGCAGTTCATCGACCTCGGCGCGGGCATCCCCACCTCCCCCAACGTGCACGAGGTCGCACGCAAAATCGAGCCGTCGGCCCGAGTCGTCTATATCGATAACGACCCCGTCGTCCGCGCCCACTGCGACGCGTTGCTTGCCAACTCCCCCGGCCTCTCGGTGATGCAGGCTGACGCGCGCCGCCCACACGAGATCATCGACCAGCTCGAAGCCGAGTCGCTTATCGATTTCAGCGAGCCGGTTGCGGTGCTGATGATCGGCGTCCTGCACTACGTGATGGACCACGAGAAGCCCGCCGGAATCATTACAGCGTTCCGCTACGCCATGGCACCCGGCAGCCACCTGGCGATCACGCACTGCTCGAACGAGACGCATCGCGATCTCATCACCCAGTCGCAAACCGACACCGAGGCGACCCCCGCGCAGGTCGTCTACCGCTCACCCGAGGAGATCTCCGCACTGATGGACGGGTTCGAGCTGATCGCGCCCGGGGTCGCGCCCGCGCAAGAGTTTCTCGATACCGAACTGCCCGCGACACGGCTGGTCATCTATGGCGGCCTCGGCCGCAAAACGCTCGAGTGA
- a CDS encoding DNA-directed RNA polymerase subunit beta — MTNTEIPIENRAAALESSRRFYQVTCGLPARVRPEFARLEFTVGSVGAVTMPARVGALVKARLLARPNGQAGPVISHPRSKRWTFLVCPDIPYDIVLFAELARHNVSVVPIGGEVPLPSPFDPLISYREWVLEPINGFRPRGTEVVDAVRACLSIAGR, encoded by the coding sequence ATGACGAACACCGAGATTCCCATCGAGAATCGTGCGGCTGCGTTGGAATCGAGCCGCCGATTCTATCAGGTCACCTGCGGGTTGCCTGCCCGTGTACGGCCAGAGTTCGCGCGGCTCGAGTTCACGGTCGGGAGCGTCGGCGCGGTCACGATGCCCGCCCGTGTCGGCGCATTGGTCAAAGCGCGGTTGCTGGCCCGGCCCAACGGCCAAGCCGGGCCCGTCATTTCGCACCCGCGCTCGAAGCGATGGACGTTTCTCGTGTGCCCGGACATCCCGTACGACATCGTTCTGTTCGCGGAACTGGCCCGTCACAACGTATCGGTGGTACCGATCGGCGGCGAGGTCCCGCTGCCCTCACCGTTCGACCCACTCATCAGCTATCGAGAGTGGGTACTCGAACCGATCAACGGGTTCCGGCCTCGCGGCACCGAAGTTGTCGACGCCGTCCGGGCTTGCCTGTCCATCGCAGGTCGGTGA
- a CDS encoding helix-turn-helix domain-containing protein yields MIVNRWTGVEVTALREDALRLTKAQFGADLGYSEPTVRKWEKATPDRPVRGESASALDTALARLTDEQRARFRAAMEGGPDRALAAPDPSIVLEDEVKRRDFGIAIGAALAGSTSPLSRISTGDARRLMARVSELNTRDQAIGGASLVREAVDRLDLAKSLLETCTFGESAGKVFMSAAGNLAALAGWLSYDADMHALALRCYADAFSLANQAGDDELTVHVCLNAAHQSVWLSRIGKGNPHRALGHVARARDLTRGNPPGRIHALIATREAQAYGVLGDRSGFARAVATAWRELDFALEHEPADQCPEWLSFVSPTEVRFHEIRGFGDLGMFSRAADLSAGLALAQAGARNAAVYRAGWAAALANIGDVSGAVDQGLTVLADLEDSVSSTRTLRVLEPVRKAFPVDSSSEFPERFDILTRQAATT; encoded by the coding sequence ATGATCGTCAACAGATGGACAGGCGTCGAGGTCACGGCGCTGCGTGAGGACGCATTGCGCCTGACAAAAGCGCAGTTCGGCGCAGATCTGGGTTACAGCGAGCCCACCGTGCGGAAGTGGGAAAAAGCGACACCGGATCGCCCCGTCCGCGGCGAATCCGCGAGTGCGCTGGACACAGCACTTGCACGACTGACCGACGAGCAGCGCGCCCGCTTCCGTGCTGCAATGGAGGGCGGGCCGGACCGCGCGCTTGCGGCGCCCGATCCGTCGATTGTGCTGGAGGACGAGGTGAAGCGGCGAGATTTCGGAATTGCGATCGGTGCCGCTCTCGCCGGATCGACTTCACCGCTGAGCCGTATCAGTACAGGTGACGCTCGGCGACTCATGGCACGTGTCTCCGAGTTGAACACTCGTGACCAAGCGATCGGAGGGGCCTCGCTCGTGCGCGAGGCAGTCGACAGGCTCGACCTGGCGAAGAGCCTTCTCGAAACCTGCACATTCGGCGAGTCGGCCGGCAAGGTCTTCATGAGTGCTGCGGGAAATCTTGCAGCACTTGCAGGGTGGCTTTCGTACGACGCCGATATGCATGCGCTCGCACTGCGTTGCTACGCTGATGCCTTCTCACTTGCGAACCAGGCTGGTGACGACGAACTGACTGTGCACGTCTGTCTCAATGCTGCGCACCAGTCGGTATGGCTGAGTCGTATCGGCAAGGGAAATCCACACAGGGCGCTCGGCCATGTTGCCCGCGCACGAGACCTCACCCGAGGCAATCCGCCGGGTCGGATTCATGCACTGATCGCGACGCGCGAAGCGCAGGCGTACGGCGTTCTGGGTGATCGATCTGGGTTCGCCAGGGCGGTCGCAACTGCCTGGCGAGAACTCGACTTCGCCCTCGAACATGAACCCGCCGACCAGTGCCCCGAGTGGCTTTCGTTCGTGTCACCCACAGAGGTTCGGTTTCATGAGATTCGCGGTTTCGGTGACCTTGGCATGTTCTCGCGCGCGGCTGACCTTTCGGCCGGGCTCGCACTTGCCCAAGCGGGCGCGCGGAACGCTGCGGTCTATCGGGCCGGGTGGGCGGCAGCCCTTGCCAACATCGGCGACGTTAGCGGTGCGGTGGACCAGGGGCTGACTGTCCTAGCTGACCTCGAAGATTCGGTGTCTTCTACACGCACATTGCGGGTGCTAGAACCAGTTCGGAAGGCCTTCCCTGTTGACTCGTCCAGTGAGTTTCCCGAACGATTCGACATATTGACGCGACAGGCGGCGACAACGTGA
- a CDS encoding GNAT family N-acetyltransferase has translation MTTERSSSILPGVEFQRYSAEQARGIRAEVEAIFRGSYVDAIESGEDFETPEAFMQRFDAYTDPGRQPGFELAVALIEGEPGGQAWGWPLHEGTAWWTGLHLDEGDLAEFTVEDGHRTFALSEIMVRSELTGRGIAHALHDELLTGRTECRATLLVQPDNERAYTTYRKWGWYRVGTLRPSWPAAPTFDVLIHDLGPA, from the coding sequence GTGACCACCGAGCGATCATCCTCGATCCTGCCGGGTGTCGAGTTTCAGCGGTACTCGGCCGAGCAGGCACGAGGTATCCGGGCCGAGGTTGAAGCCATTTTTCGAGGGTCTTACGTTGACGCCATCGAATCGGGCGAAGACTTCGAAACACCCGAGGCGTTCATGCAACGGTTCGATGCGTACACCGATCCCGGCCGCCAACCTGGATTCGAGTTGGCCGTCGCTCTGATCGAAGGCGAGCCAGGTGGTCAAGCGTGGGGTTGGCCGCTGCACGAGGGAACCGCCTGGTGGACTGGACTACATCTCGACGAGGGAGACCTCGCGGAGTTCACCGTAGAGGACGGGCACAGGACCTTCGCGCTGAGCGAGATCATGGTCCGCTCTGAGCTGACCGGCCGAGGGATCGCCCACGCTCTCCACGACGAATTACTCACTGGCCGTACTGAGTGCCGCGCAACCCTGCTGGTTCAGCCAGACAACGAGCGTGCATACACCACCTACCGCAAATGGGGCTGGTATCGAGTAGGCACGCTGCGGCCGAGCTGGCCAGCCGCACCGACCTTCGATGTCCTAATCCACGATCTCGGACCCGCCTAG
- a CDS encoding IS5 family transposase (programmed frameshift): MAAPWIVDDELWAVIEPLLPVKPTGAPGPPRMDSRLVLQGILFVLITGIGWEDLPQELGFGSGMTCWRRLRDWQAAGVFEQIHQAVLARAHAARLIDFDRVMVDGSHVRAKKRGAATGPSPVDRAKTGTKHHILTCANGFPLALTLSAANVNDHLMLPTLLDRVRPLRGRAGRPRRRITTLIADKGYDYPSVYAELRQRHITGYIARRGTRDKVTAGRWIVEQTFALLHQYRRLAIRWERRTDIHHGFLDLAAALICWRRLSNRTR, encoded by the exons GTGGCAGCACCATGGATCGTGGATGACGAGTTGTGGGCAGTAATCGAACCGCTACTCCCGGTGAAGCCGACCGGGGCGCCGGGACCGCCACGGATGGACTCCCGTCTGGTGCTGCAGGGGATCTTGTTCGTGCTGATCACCGGGATCGGATGGGAGGACCTGCCCCAGGAGTTGGGGTTCGGGTCCGGGATGACCTGTTGGCGCAGGTTGCGGGACTGGCAAGCGGCCGGGGTGTTCGAGCAGATCCATCAGGCCGTGCTCGCCCGCGCCCATGCCGCCAGGCTGATCGACTTCGACCGGGTCATGGTCGACGGCTCGCACGTGCGGGCGA AAAAAAGGGGCGCTGCAACAGGTCCGAGCCCGGTCGACCGCGCCAAGACCGGGACCAAGCACCACATCCTGACCTGCGCGAACGGATTCCCGCTCGCGTTGACGTTGTCTGCGGCCAACGTCAACGATCACCTGATGTTGCCCACACTGCTCGATCGGGTTCGCCCCCTGCGTGGGCGTGCGGGCCGACCTCGGCGCCGGATCACCACCCTGATCGCCGACAAGGGATACGACTATCCCAGCGTGTATGCCGAACTGCGGCAACGACATATCACCGGCTACATCGCCCGCCGCGGCACCCGCGACAAGGTCACCGCCGGGCGCTGGATCGTTGAGCAAACTTTCGCCCTGCTGCACCAGTACCGGCGACTGGCCATCCGATGGGAACGCCGCACCGACATCCACCACGGATTCCTCGACCTCGCCGCAGCACTGATCTGCTGGCGACGACTCAGCAATCGAACCCGATAG
- a CDS encoding lipase family protein, with translation MTLAATAALTVQVAAAGFAAAEPEPVGQQGPYPVYPQLPFPVPPATPWHDHGILGRFEGHDPSFYYPPADVVASKEPGEIIAAREMVPSFFALVPLDVDAWQLSYRSTNSRNEPIAAVTTVLKPRGSRPDRMISYQLPQDSLAPHCAPSQTVQQASVPSNYRGTVGPDSEMLIPLYAISQGWAVSLPDHEGPANAFGAGPLAGMVTLDGVRAAENFAQMALDRGADTMIGLIGNSGGAIAAGWAAELKEQYAPELNVVGVAEGGVPADMTAMVDLANSQLAAGLIYSGVLGVAREYPELQEYFDQHMNPLGKAMVGPQSNMCMGWNATTMFPFLNIKGLFDSPDMTREPVPAAVLEKVRMGKHVPKMPMFIYHANPDWVAPVGPVNKLVDTYCSDPNARVEYNRTHANEGYSLFVTAQPRVMSWMKDRFDRVPVANGCVRNDVAGIALEGEALQEFAAAVGPRAAELSERAIREIN, from the coding sequence ATGACATTGGCGGCCACCGCCGCTCTGACCGTTCAGGTGGCGGCCGCCGGTTTCGCCGCGGCCGAACCGGAACCCGTTGGACAGCAAGGGCCTTACCCGGTGTACCCGCAGCTCCCGTTCCCGGTGCCGCCGGCGACACCATGGCACGACCATGGAATACTCGGCCGGTTCGAAGGCCACGATCCGTCGTTCTACTACCCGCCCGCCGACGTGGTTGCCTCGAAAGAGCCGGGCGAGATCATCGCCGCCCGGGAAATGGTGCCGTCGTTCTTCGCGCTGGTGCCGCTCGACGTGGACGCCTGGCAGCTGTCCTACCGCTCGACCAACTCACGCAACGAGCCCATCGCCGCGGTGACCACGGTGCTGAAACCGCGTGGCAGCAGGCCGGATCGGATGATCTCCTACCAGTTGCCGCAGGACTCGCTCGCCCCGCATTGCGCACCGTCGCAGACGGTGCAGCAGGCCAGTGTGCCGTCGAACTACCGCGGCACGGTGGGCCCGGACAGCGAAATGCTGATCCCGCTGTACGCGATTTCGCAGGGCTGGGCGGTTTCGCTGCCTGACCACGAAGGACCGGCGAATGCGTTCGGCGCGGGCCCGCTGGCCGGAATGGTGACCCTCGACGGCGTGCGCGCCGCGGAGAATTTCGCGCAGATGGCATTGGACCGGGGCGCGGACACCATGATCGGCTTGATCGGTAACTCCGGCGGCGCCATTGCCGCGGGTTGGGCCGCGGAATTGAAAGAGCAGTACGCGCCCGAACTCAACGTGGTCGGTGTCGCCGAGGGCGGCGTGCCCGCGGATATGACCGCGATGGTCGATCTGGCCAACAGTCAACTGGCCGCCGGGCTCATCTACTCCGGCGTGCTCGGTGTCGCCCGCGAATACCCCGAACTGCAGGAGTATTTCGACCAGCACATGAATCCGCTCGGCAAGGCGATGGTCGGGCCGCAGAGCAATATGTGCATGGGCTGGAACGCGACCACGATGTTCCCGTTCCTCAATATCAAGGGCCTGTTCGACAGCCCGGATATGACGCGTGAGCCGGTGCCCGCCGCGGTGCTGGAGAAGGTGCGGATGGGCAAGCACGTGCCCAAGATGCCGATGTTCATCTACCACGCCAACCCGGACTGGGTCGCGCCGGTCGGCCCGGTGAACAAGCTGGTGGACACCTATTGTTCGGATCCGAACGCGCGCGTCGAATACAACCGCACGCACGCCAACGAGGGCTACAGCCTCTTCGTCACCGCGCAGCCGCGGGTGATGTCGTGGATGAAGGATCGGTTCGACCGGGTGCCGGTGGCCAACGGCTGCGTCCGTAACGACGTCGCCGGGATCGCGCTGGAAGGCGAAGCGCTGCAAGAATTCGCCGCCGCCGTCGGCCCGCGTGCCGCGGAGCTGTCCGAGCGGGCGATCCGCGAGATCAACTGA